CGGTTTCAGTGGACCAAAGTATCAAGTCACGAGATCGAAAGGGCAAAGCGAAGCGAAAGGAGAGAGGCGAAATCAACCATCACATATTCTGCTGCATGTTTAAAGAATGAAGGTGATCATCCACTGGAAATCACCGAGGTAAAAAGTGAAAACGAGCATCAAAGTGAAGATTTGGCAGAGGTCGTTGCAGATTTAAAATGCGAACTGGCACTGTCCAAGTTTTGTATAGAGAGATTTAAGAATAGTGATGATGATATTTTCTTTTATACGGGTTTTCCAAATTACAATACTTTGATGGTATTCTGGGAGTATGTTAAGCCGTGTGCAGAGTCTTTAATTAGCTGGAATCTCGCTCGTAGTAAAAGCGAAGAAAACTTTACTGCTTCATTTCCGTATTTACACAAGGTAGACAAGAAAAGGGAGAGGAGGCGCAGTATTGATCCTATAGATCAACTATGGATGTTTTTGACCAGAATTAGATTGGGATTATTTGAAAGGGACCTGGCACACAGATACGGTGTTTCTGTAGCAACAGTTTCTGATGTTTTAGTGACATGGGTAAACTATCTGTACATCATGCTAGGAAGCCTACCAATATGGGTTTCCAAGGATAAAATCACGGATTATCTACCTGAGGGATTTAAAGGCCAGTATCAAGATATCAGAGGGATTTTTGACTGCACAGAAATAAAATGTGACATGCCCAAGGACCTTCAAACACACTCTGAAATGTACTCAGACTACAAATCCCACAATACCTATAAAGGTTTTATTTGCATCTCCCCTAATGGTTGGGTGACTTTTGTCAGCCACCTGTTTCCTGGCCGCATAAGTGACAGAGAAATTGTAGAGAAAAGTGACTTCTGTAGCCTTGTGGAACCTGGAGATAAATACCTTGCTGACAAAGGATTTGATGTACATGATCTCATGGCCTTGAAAGGTGCAAGTTTGTATATTCCACCCAAAAGGCAATCAGTACAGGATCAGTTTACAAAGAATGAATGCTTTGAGACCATGAGCATTGCTAATGTTAGGATACATGTAGAAAGGTCAATCAAACGGGTGAAGGCATGGCACATATTTGATCAAGTAGTACCATTGTCTATGCATGGTTGCATA
This genomic stretch from Acropora muricata isolate sample 2 chromosome 5, ASM3666990v1, whole genome shotgun sequence harbors:
- the LOC136917332 gene encoding uncharacterized protein, with the translated sequence MKRADSKFKSNTSLFCCSQHFVSTDYKRSLTGKRKDLLPSAIPSRFQWTKVSSHEIERAKRSERREAKSTITYSAACLKNEGDHPLEITEVKSENEHQSEDLAEVVADLKCELALSKFCIERFKNSDDDIFFYTGFPNYNTLMVFWEYVKPCAESLISWNLARSKSEENFTASFPYLHKVDKKRERRRSIDPIDQLWMFLTRIRLGLFERDLAHRYGVSVATVSDVLVTWVNYLYIMLGSLPIWVSKDKITDYLPEGFKGQYQDIRGIFDCTEIKCDMPKDLQTHSEMYSDYKSHNTYKGFICISPNGWVTFVSHLFPGRISDREIVEKSDFCSLVEPGDKYLADKGFDVHDLMALKGASLYIPPKRQSVQDQFTKNECFETMSIANVRIHVERSIKRVKAWHIFDQVVPLSMHGCINQLWTDRCYRWRYFYKYFSAI